AAAAAGCATATAGCCAGCTAATGTTTCTATCCAATATATTGTTCGACCTGTTTAAGACGTTCTGCGACCTATTGGATTGCCCATGGAATTGCGTCACCTGCGTTACTTCATCGCTGTGGCCGAAGAGCTGCATTTTGGTCGCGCCGCCCTGGCGCTGGGCATTTCCCAGCCGCCTTTAAGCCAGCAGATCCAGGCGCTGGAGCAGGAAATCGGTGCGCGACTGTTCGAGCGCACCAATCGCCGGGTTGAACTGAGCGAAGCTGGGCGACTGTTCCTCGAAGAGGCGCGACGGGTGCTGGCCCAGGTCGATAAGGCGGCTGACGTGGCCCGCCGTGCCCAGTTGGGCGAGTTGGGCGAGTTGAAAATCGGCTTTACGTCCTCGGCGCCGTTCAACTCCACCATTCCCCAAGCGATCTTCACATTTCGCCAGCGCTTCCCGGCCGTGCATTTGAACCTGCGGGAAATGAGCAGCACCCAGGTGGCCGATGCCCTCATGGACGAGACGATCGAGGTGGGCATCATGCGGCCTTTGCCCCTGCCCGACTCCCTTCAGGAAATCGAACTCAGCCGCGAACCGCTGGTGGCCGTGCTCAGTTCCAAGCATCCCCTGGCCCAGGGCAGCGAAGCAGGGCTGTTCCTCTCGGCGCTGGCCCAGGAACCCTTCGTGTTTTTCCCCCGCAGCTACGGCAGCGGCCTCTACGCACAACTCCTGAGCCTGGCCCGCGATGCCGGCTTCAGTCCGCATTTCGCCCAGGAAGCCGGCGAGGCCATGACCATCATTGGCTTGGTCGCGGCGGGGCTGGGCGTCTCGGTATTGCCGGCGTCCTACCAGCGCATGCGGATTGATGGCGTGGTCTATCGACCGCTGCTCGACCCGGCGGCGGTGTCGGCAGTGTGGCTGGTACAGCGCAAGGATCAGCGTTCGCCGATGGCGAAGGCGTTTGTGGAGTTGTTGACCAAGGATACCGGGACTGTTTGAAGTGGTGGCCAATCAATCGAGGGCGACGTTATGTTGGCTTGAGCGGATGTATTGATCATCCTTCTGTGTGGTGGCGATAAAGGCAGTCAAACTCGCGATATAAAACAAGCCAGGCTCATTGCGAAATCCTGGCAGGAGCAAAACCCATGACCGAACAATTCACTCGCTGGGACTCTGCCGAGTACCTCAAGACCGAAGAGGACATGGCTAACTATCTGGATGCATGCATGGAAGAGGCAGGAGATGATCCTGCATTCATCGCAAAAGCCTTGGGAACCCTTGCACGCGCTCGCGGAATGACCCAGGTGGCCCGTGAAGCCGGGCTGTCCCGGGAAAATCTTTACCGCGCCTTGTCGGGGGAGGGAAATCCTGAGTTCGGCACTATTTTGAAAGTTGTCAAAGCATTGGGACTGAAACTGCATGCCAGCACCTGAACAGGTCAGCATGATGGATGACAGACCAGCCTGTTTGTGAAGGGCGCCGTAAGGCGCCCTTTCTCGTTATAGCCGCAGCATCGACTGATATACCCGGTGGGAGCAATCATCTACCGTTTTCTTCAGCCCTCCCAAACCGTCGCAGGCTTATTGACGTGATAGTCATAAAACCCTTGGAGGGTCCAGGTATCGCCCTTGCGTTCAAATGCCGCGCGCCACGCGCCCCTGCCACTTCCAGGTGACAGTTGCGCCATGTCGTACCAGTAATATTTGTTGATGCGTTTTGTCGTGGCTCTGCCGGCTCGAATGTCATCCATGATTTCTGTCATCTTGGCTCTGGCCGCTTCGGGAAAGTTGTCATATGACATCTGGGTTTCTGCCAGTGTGCTGAGGCTCACCGTAAATTTTTCTGTTGCGGTTGATGCTTCTGCCAGTACCGGCGCAGTGCTGGTGGTCGGTGACTTGCCAGGCACCTTTTTCGTCGGCAATTGGGTCACGACTTCGATATCAAAGGTGTCGTAGTTCGGGAGGTTTTTTGTGAAGTTTGTGATGTCCTCGCCGGTGACCAATAACGTCTTTCGCAGCGACGTGCCTTTGTTGGCGATGACATAGGGAATCTTGTTGTTGCGGATTTCCGTCAGCAGTCCAGGCTTGTGTCTTCTTTTCATTTCGTCCCTGAAGGCGCTGAGTTTTTTCTTTTTATATTCAAGAAAGTTTTCTGGGGTTGTTTTATAGGTTTCCCTGGCGGCTTCTGCTTCGGCCCCATCCCCTGAGTACACGTCGCCCAGATCGGCCCAGACACGCTTTTCCGCTGCTTCGCGCACATCATTAATGTCGTTCTGGATTTTGGTCATGGCCGCTTTCTTTTTTCCCTGGTCAGGGATGATGGTGATGAATAAGGCGCCGGTGAGGTTGTCGGGCAAGGAGGACATCATCATCCTGAAGTTGCCTTCGCTGTCGAAAAGCTCCTTCTTGAGTGGCAGGGTCATGTCGAATATTTTTACTTTTTGTGCGGCAGTAAGCTGGATCCCTCTGACCTGTGAATCGATGTCCCGGGTGCAGTAGTCGACGGCCTGCCAGACGTTGTATTTGTACAGCAGGCTTTCGTGGGGCTTTTTATGTTGCGCGAGACCTTGGAGTCCGTTGTTTATCTGGGTGATGCGTGAACGATAAGTGTCTATATCGCGCACGCCGATATCATTCATGCTCTCGTGCAGGATGCGCTCGGCCAACGCTTCTGGCATTGAATGGATGACCTTCGTTGCCGTATTCACCACGTCCCGGGAGGGCCAGTGATGGTCGACGAGCACGCCCTCTACCAACGCGTTATAGGTCTTTTGTTGCGGGGTTTCCGGGGGCCGTCTGAAGAGACTCAGCAGGGGGCCACCACCCAGTAGCCGTTGTGGTGCTTCGATGTGCCACCGGCCATTTTTCCAAGTCACTGGCAGTTGTTGAGTACGGTTGTTCGACGCATGGATGATCCGCTCGCCTGCTTGTATCGCGGTTTTACTGTAGCCACTCCCCAGCTTTAAATAGCCTTGTCCGCCCGCGTCCCTGAACAGGTTACGACCCTCGGGTATCAGCCCTTTGCCGTCAAAGCCTTTGAGCAGGTACGGCGCCAGTTCCGGGTCAGGCATGCGCGGCAGGGACGACAGTTCTGGGTGGTCCTGGCTTCGGCGTCGGGCTGCGCGGGCCATGATCAGGTCTTGCCCAGCCTCTGCCATGACCTCGCCCAACCCGTTGATGAAATCACCGGTCCACTGGCTGAAGGTGCCACCTTCGTCCTTTATTGCCGACACTGCGGCGCCTGCGACCATCACCGGCAGGATCGCGCGTCCCAATACCCCGCCCAGTCGGCCCCCGTAGAACATGGCCATAGCGCCCGTCAGCAACGTGACGCCATTGCGGCGCCCCGTCTGGGCCGCCGCGCTGTCGCGCTCGGTGTTGGTCACCGTCAGCACATCTACCGTTTTGAGCGCGTGGGTGAGCTGCGTTTCATGCAGCGCCTTGAGCAGGTCGCCTTTAACCACCGGGGACGCGACCTTCAACGCGAAATCATCCTGAACCCGATGTCTTATCCACGAGAAGGTGGGCTGCGTGACTTTCTTGATTTTCTCGTTGAGGGTCAGGTTTTCCGCTGCCGGCACCAGGCTGGCAAGCTGATCGGCTTGTTCCATCAACGGCAGTTGCGCAATCAGCCAGCGGGTCATGTCCAGCGTGGCGGTGAGTGCCGTGACCAGGGCCACTTCCAGCTCCCGGTCGCTTTGCGCGTGGATGTCCCTGTACATTTTTCCGTCCGGCGCGCCCGGTGTGTACAGCGTCAATGACGGCCGGCTGGAGAGTTTCCTGACGCCAAAGGCCAGCAGCTCTTTCAGCACACTGTCGCCCCACTGGATCTGACGCACCACCACCTCGTGCCCGTTGACCTTGCGGCGTTCCTCAGGCATCGCGCTGTCCAACGCCGCCAGCACCAGGTTCAGGCCGGTGTTGTCCTTATCGTGTGTAAAGTCCCCCGATATATGCGCGGCCCACGCCTGCGCCCGCATTTGTTTGGCTTTCAGAGCCATCCATTGTGCCTGACGCTCCCGGGCCGCAAGCTGCAGCGCGGGCGGGAGACGGGCACCCACATTCGCCCTTTCAATGATCTCTACGATCTGCGCAAAGCTTAGCGGCCCCTCTTCGGTGTGGTGGGAAGCGTTGCGTTCGTCCGGTGTCAGGTTGGACATTGCCCACTGCGTCATGGAACGGCAATCGTCGAATATCGCCTCCACGTTGCCTAGCGATACCCCGGACCCGAACGGTGACTCGCCCGTGGGCGCGTGCGAGTCGATGGTCTGCTTGCGAATACATAGGGATACCTGGTCAGGATCGACTGGGGCGTATTTGTCCTTGATGAACCCGGCGAGCAGCGTGCGGGTCCGGTCCTGGAGGGCGTCAGGGGACGCCAGCGTCACGGGATCTGGCGGGGGTGGGGTATCCGCCAGGGTTATCTGCAGGTCCTGCAGCGCGTTCCACCAGGCCACGCGGTCGCTGCCGATCACGTTCGGGTTGGCGTGCAGCCAGTCGTCCAGTTTTTTCTGGTACAGCCGTAGCGCGCGCTCGTCCATGGCGCCCGCCAGGTCCAGCCGGTCCTTGAGGTTCGCCGCGGTATCCAGCCTGGCGATCCAGGCGCTGATGTCCTCATCCTCTCCCAGCCCGTTCAGCAACGCGTCGCTCACGGCGGTTTTTTGCGCCGCTCGCAGATCCGTCACCAGGTAGGCAAGGAAGTCCCCGGCGATGGGGGCGATGGTCACGCCATACTGAACGTTATCGTCGGCCTCCAGGCTGGCCTTCAGCGCCGTCAGGTCCGCGTACACCTCCAGCGGCTTGCCCAAGCGGTACAACACCGCGCTTGCCGAGTCGGTATTGTCATGTCGGGTCAGTGCAACAGCGCCTGACACCGGCACGCTGAACCCCCATCCTTCGGGGGTGATCCTCAGGCTGTAGACCCCGGGCCGGTCACGCTCCGCCAGCCTGGCGCGAGACGTTGCGTCCGGTGCCGACAGCGCATGTTCCGTCAGCGCCTTGTGCAGCGGCAGGCTCAGGGTTCCATCGAGTTGGTGGAGATCGGCCTGTGCCTTGAGTTGCCTACCGAATTCATCGGCCAGCCATTGGCTGACGCTGCGGTCCTGGCTAGCGTCGGGCGGGGTGTCCCAGAAGTTGTCCAGCGCCCGCGTCAGCATTTGTTCATACGACGTCGGGGTGACGCTGATCAGTTGCTTGATTGCTTGCTTGGCGTCACGGTTATTCAGGGCTGCCGGCATATCCGTGACGCTGTTCCGATCGGTGACGATGTCGATATTGCCCAAATCGTCGAAGAACTCGTGGGCATTGATCTTTCCTGCCACCGCACACCAGAAGAGCGTGTCGAGGGGGACTGTTTGCGCCACCGTTCTAAACGCCGGCGCGTTGGCTGCGCGTTCAGTTGGGGGGACGGCTTCATCTTGCCGTCGGCACACGAGTATTTCTTTGACGGCCAGCGTGTTCACCAGGGTGGGGAAGGCTTGCCTGAACCCATCATCCAAGTGCCGCGCAGCCACTGTCGAGGCGCGCGGAACGGCATCGTTCAGGCGGATCATCTGCTGCTGCGAGGCATTGAGTTGGTGTATCAGCAGGGCGCTAGCGGTTGGTAAGGGGGTGTTCTCCAGCATGTTCTCTTCCTGAAAGTTTTTCGGAAGGAACAACCTATTGAAGACGTGCGAAGAGGGGGCGGTATATAGATACCGCATGGCGTGCTGCCAGGCGGTGTACCGAAGTTGTGGATACATGATCGATGGGGCCGCGAGCCTGTTGGCGATGGGCCTTGACGGGTCATGCTAACGCTCATGTTTTATCACGCAAAAATACCAGGATCGCCTCGCAGGTTGCCTGTGTTTTTTCTTCCAGTACCCAATGCCCAGTGTTGTGCAATATAAAAGAGTACGGTTGCGTAGTGATACATTTGACTTGCTCGGCCAAGGTATTTCCTCTCGAATGGTCCCCACCGATGGTGAGCACAGGCACCGTCAGTTTATTGTTGGCGAATGCTTGATTATCACTCACATCATGCTCTATCCAGGCTGAATAAAGCATGAAGGCCGCCTCCATGCGTCCAGGCCGGGAATGATCTTTCACCAAAGCCACACGCACCTCGTCCGGCATTGTGTCGTTGCCGGGAAATACAAAGTCGTCAAAAAACATGTCCAGGTAAGTTTGTTCCTGACCTTGGATCATGGTGAGAGCCGTCTTGCCAAAGAAGCGGAAATGCCACTTGCTCGCAAGGCGGGCTTGCGGGTCTCCGTTATAAGCCGTTTCCCACCCTGGGATGCCAGGAATGAATCCGTCCATCAGGATGATACGTTTGGTTTCATCGGGATAAAGTGCTCCGTAGGCATAGGCGATCATTAAACCCATGTCATGGCCGACAATATCAACCTGTTTGATGTTCAGGTGGATGACCAGTTCGTGCAGGTCATGCGCCATGCTTTTTTTGTCATAGCTGCTTTCTGAAATATCGGTTTCTCCAGCACCGCGATAATCAGGAACGATAGGCGTATAACCGGCACGCACCAATGGCCCCATCAATACTTCCCAATTGCGCCAGCTTCCCGGGAACCCATGCACCAGCAGCACCGGGTTTGCGCCATCACCGCTTGTGAGATAGTGCATGCGGATACCGTTCACGTACACGTAGGCCCGTGTGAATGATGCACCCCCTACAACAATGTTTTGTTCCACAGAAGGCGATGTGGCCTGGTGTCGAGAAGATAAGGCGGTGACGCCCGACCAGGCTATGGAATCCATCATTTTCTCGTCCATTTTGGGAACCGAATTAATTTCATGAGATACGCCGTGCAGCGCATAAGTAGCGCTGAACTGTTTGTCGAGCGTTAACTTGTAAGGTGTTCTTAAGGCGTTTAAAGCCTGTGGCTTTCCGAATGCCATCGATACTGTCGAAGTTGACAGTTCCGACAAGCGGCAATTGTTCCGATTGAGACCCGGCAGAGCAGCGGCAGGTGCAAAAGTAGGCCGGAACTTGCATCGGACTCCTGTTGACTGTAGGAAAAGTCGCATTTCTAGTTGCGATGTTTCCTATTCGCTCCAGATGCCCACGATGTTGGGATTGCGATTCACCAGCGTTGCAACGTTTTATTCATCATTCCGAATCATCTGGCTCAGTGCTCTTTCCCGGCAGAAAGGGGAGCAGACTGAAGCCCGTGAATAAGGCCTTGGAAATGCACTCAACTTTATACGCCTCATACACCAACGAAGTCTCCTGTGAGTATCTCCGTCATTTGGACGATTTGTACGTGGTGCAACAGCAACTCGATGGTGTTGACGAAAAAGTCATCACATTTATTAATCAACAAAAAGCATTCGTCGAAGCTCATCCCCCCATCGCTATTTACCGAGTGGCCACCGAGGGCAGCCAGACGCGTAACGGCGCAACGATCCAGCAAGTGTCATCGTCGTTGACGTTCACCTTGGATAATGGCTTGAAAGTACGAGCCGCGCAGAAAGGCGACGAGGTGGTATACGCCGATGGCAGCACAGCGCGGATCGTAACCGCCGCCGGGGCGGCCAACAGTAATATCGCCCTGGTCGGCAGCCGTTTGAGCAATGGCGACGAGATCATCAATACGCTTCAGAGACGTTTTCTGATCATCGTGCGTAAAGGCGTGCCGATGGCCGACGACTTTTTGCCCGCTCTCAAACTGGCGGATGTTCATTACTTGCACTCGAATGGGGTGAAGGAGGACATCCAATGAACGAGGGCTACTTCATCGGCTTGGGTGACAAGACCACTTGTGGTGGGAAAGTGCTAGAGGGCGATAGCAGGGGCAATCTGTTTGGCCTGCTGCAAGCCCGCGAAGGTGATCGTGTCTCGTGTGGACAGGATGGAAAAACCTATCAGATCAGGGGGGGCATTGCGCATATGGTCAGCCATGGCAGGCATCTGGCCGGCACGCTGGATAGCCAGAGTACCTGCCCCTGCAAGGCGCGACTGATCCCTTCGGTATTCTGGGCTACCTACAAATGAAGAGGCGCAGGTGATGACGGCAGCTCCAGCCAACATCAACGGTGCTGACCCACCGCAATCGCGAGCAAGCTCGCTCCCACAGGATTGGGTGGCGTACCCAGATATTGCGTACACCATAGATCCACTGTGGGAGCGAGCTTGCTCGCGATTGCGGTGGATCGGTGCACTCAGCCGTGCCGGGCTTATTGCACCTTCGCCAAATCCCCTTTCAACGCAACGCCCGCCATGATCGCGCCGGCGTGGCATTCGTAGGTAGTCGGGTCCTTGCGTTCGTTGCTCTTGTAGAAGCTGACGATGTTGGTGACGGCGTTGGCGCCGGCGTTCTTGGCCGCTTGGTGCAGGCTGATCAGGGCCGATTGCAGCACCCATTCGCAGGCGACTTCATCGGACTTGTTGAACGCGTTGGTTTTCTTGTTGGTCACGGCACCCGGGCTGACGACAGTGACGTTGCCGGCCGGTTTGTTGCCGGCCAGGTAGAACTTCACGCTGCCGTCGATCTTGCCGGTGCGGATGGCTTCGGCGACGACTTTGTCGAACGGTAGGAACAGCGCGGTATCGCGAGCCTGGCTGATGGCTGGCAGGGTGCTGAGCAACAGGGCGGCGGTTACGGCGATTTTCTTCAACGACATCATGGTCTCCTTGACGAGGGGTAACAGCAGTTTGAATTCGGTTCAGTGCCAGCGGCGGAAGATCAGCGAGGTGTTGACCCCACCAAAGGCGAAGTTGTTGTTCATCACGTATTCGTTGCTCATCGACCTGAACTCGTTGCGCAGGTAGTCGAGCTTGCCGCATTGGGGGTCAACCTCATCGAGGTTGAAGGTGTGCACGTAGAGGTCGCGGTTCATCATCTCGATGCTGAACCAGGATTCCAGCGCCCCGCAGGCACCCAGGGTGTGGCCGAGGAAGCTTTTCTGCGAACTGATGGGCATGTGTTCGCCGAACAGGCTGCTGGTGGCCAGGGTCTCGGCAATGTCGCCCTGTTCGGTGGCGGTGCCGTGGCCGTTGACGTAGCCGATGGCTGACGGTTCGAGGCCGGCATCTTCCAGGGCCAGTTCCATGGCCCGGCGCATGGTGAGCAGTTCGGGGCGGGTGGCGTGCTGGCCGTCGGCGTTGCTGCCAAAGCCGACGATCTCGGCATGGATCCGCGCGCCACGGGCCAGGGCGTGTTCCAGTTCTTCAAGCACGAGCATGCCGGCACCTTCACCGATCACCAAGCCGTCGCGGTCCTTGTCGTAGGGGCGCGGGCTGGTCTGTGGGGCATCGTTTTTCAGGCTGGTGGCGTAGAGCGCGTCGAAGACCATCGCTTCGGTCGGGCACAGTTCTTCGGCGCCACCGGCGAGCATCAATGGCAGGCGCCCGAACTTGATGGCCTCGTAGGCATAGCCGATGCCATGGCTGCCGCTGGTGCAGGCGCTGGAGGTGGGAATCAGGCGCCCGGTCAGCCCGAAGAAGATGCTGATGTTGGCCGCCGTGGTGTGGGGCATCATCCGCACGTAGGAGTTGGCATTCAGCCCTTCGGCCACGCTGTTGAGCAGCATGTTGCCAAACGCCTTGATCTCGTCGGTGCTGCCGGTGGACGAACCGCAGGACACGCCCATGCGCCCATCCTTGATCGACTCGTCGCCCAGCAGGCCGGCGTCGGCCAGGGCCTGTTCCGCCGACGCGACCGCCAGGCGCGAAACCCGGCCCATGCTGCGCAGTTGCTTGCGGGTCCAGCGGGCCGGTACCTGGAAGTCGTCGATGGGGCCGGCCAGGCGGGTGTTCAGTTCGGTGAAACGGTCCCACTCATCCATGCGCCGGATGCCGCTGCGGTTGGCGGCGAAGTTGGCGGCGATGGTCTCCCAGTCGCTGCCTATGGAGGTGATACCGGCCATGCCGGTGACGACGACGCGCTTCATCAGCACAAGCCTCCGTTGACGGCCAGGACTTGCCGGGTGATGTAGCCGGCCTCAAAGGACATCAGGAAGTTCACCGCACCCGCCACTTCTTCCGGGGTGCCCATGCGCTGGGCGGGGATCATTTTCATCAGTTCTTCCACGGGTACGTTTTCATCGAGCATGGCGGTGTCGATCAGGCCTGGCGCGACGCAATTGACGGTGATCTTGCGCTTGCCCAGCTCGATTGCCAACGCCTTGGCCGCGCCGATCAAACCGGCCTTCGAGGCGCTGTAGTTGACTTGGCCGCGATTGCCGATCAGCCCGGAAACCGAGGTGATGCAGACGATCCGCCCGGCGGCGCGACGACGGATCATCGGCATCATCACCGGGTGCAGCACGTTGTAGAAACCGTCGAGGTTGGTGCGCATCACCACATCCCAGTCGTCTTCGCTCAGGGCTGGGAAAGCACCGTCGCGGGTCAAGCCGGCATTGAGCACCACGCCGTAATAGGCGCCGTGGGTTTCGACGTCGGCTTCGAGAATGGCTTTGCAGGCGGCGCGGTCGGATACGTCGAATTGCAGCACACGCGCCTGGCGGCCCAGGGCCTGGATTTCTGCCTGGACGGCTTCGGCTTCGGCGCGGCCACTGCGGCAATGCAGCACGATGTCGTGCCCGGCCTGGGCCAGGCGCAGGGCGATGGCGCGGCCTATGCCACGGCTGGAGCCGGTGACCAGTACGGATTCAGTCATGACGGGTTTCCTGTTGCGGACGGTTCATGAAGGTAATGGGCGGCCTGGGGCGGACGGAATACGTTGAGCCGGGCCGTGGCGTGGATGCCGTGGGCGTGTATGTGGCATTCGAACACGCCCATGCCGTTGTCATCTTCCAGGGAACGCACGCCATGGATGGTCAGTTCGGTACCGACGGGAAAACAGTCGACGTTACATTCGAACTTGCGGGTGCCGAGTAAAAAGCCCAGTTCCACGGCATCGCCGCGCTGACGTGCATGGCAACCGGCAAACGCCGCCACGCTCTGGGCCATCAGCTCGATGCCGACCCAGGCCGGCAGCGCGCCGTCGTCGCGGTTGAACAAACCGCCAGGTTTGACGGTGGTGCAGGTATGGATCTGTTCGTCATCGAACGACAGGATCCGGTCGATGAGGATCATGTCGCCGGCATGGGGCAGCAGTTCGGCGAGCGGCCAGTCAATCATGGGGCGTCTCCGATAATCAGGCTGACGTTGTTGCCGCCGAAGGCAAATGAATTGCTCATCAGGCGGCGTGGGGTGGCCGGGTTCAGGCGGGTGCTGGCGGTGACCCAGTCCAGCGCTGGCAGGGCCGGATCGGCCTGGCCGTCCCAGACATGCGGCGGCAGGGCCTGGGCGCTGTTTTGCGTGCTCAGGGCCAGCCAGCAGAACGCCGCTTCCAGCGCCCCGGCCGCGCCGAGGGTATGGCCGGTCATGGGTTTGGTGGACGAGCAGGGCACGCCCGCCGGGAACAGCCCGGCCACCGCCTGGCTCTCCATGGCGTCGTTGTGCTGCGTGGCGGTGCCATGCAGGTTCAGGTAGTCGATCTGGCTGGCCTCGAGGCCAGCGCAGCGCAGGGCTTTTTCCATGGCCTGGCGGGCGCCGCGACCGCTGGGTTCGGGGGCGGAAATATGGTGGGCATCGGAACTGGCGCCGTCGCCGAGCAAGGCAATCGGTGTCCCGTCGCCTGGCGTCTTGCTCATGAGGAACAGCACGGCTGCTTCGCCAATGTTGATGCCGCTGCGGTTCACCGAAAACGGATTGCAGCGTTCGTTCGACACCGCTTCGAGTGCGGAAAAACCGTTGAGGGTCAGTTTGCACAGGCTGTCCACGCCACCGCACAGCACGGCATCGCACAGGCCCAGGTTCAGCAGGCGCCGGGCACTCATCAAGGCGCGGGCGCTGGAGGTGCAGGCCGTGGAAATCACATAGGACGGGCCGCTCAGGCCGAGCCAGTCGGAAAGAAAGTTGGCCGGCGCGCTGAGTTCCTGTTGCTGGTAGTCGTAGCCGTCGGGGAAGTGTTGCTCGCGCAGGTAATGGGCAATGCCCTGGCTGGCCTCAT
The sequence above is drawn from the Pseudomonas sp. St316 genome and encodes:
- a CDS encoding beta-ketoacyl-[acyl-carrier-protein] synthase family protein — translated: MTAYLNALGVICALGRDKHAVARNLFAGDCSGVRIQDGWVAERALPVAAVPGELAPIPPTLLAHRSRNNQLLLEAGLQIRAEIDQAIQAYGRARIGIVLGTSTSGIDEASQGIAHYLREQHFPDGYDYQQQELSAPANFLSDWLGLSGPSYVISTACTSSARALMSARRLLNLGLCDAVLCGGVDSLCKLTLNGFSALEAVSNERCNPFSVNRSGINIGEAAVLFLMSKTPGDGTPIALLGDGASSDAHHISAPEPSGRGARQAMEKALRCAGLEASQIDYLNLHGTATQHNDAMESQAVAGLFPAGVPCSSTKPMTGHTLGAAGALEAAFCWLALSTQNSAQALPPHVWDGQADPALPALDWVTASTRLNPATPRRLMSNSFAFGGNNVSLIIGDAP